ACATAAATAAACTAATAAGTGATCGGGTCGATTTGGTAAGATGATTCGTACATCTACACCTCGCATTGCTGCCAGTTTTAAAGCCGACAATGTTGCCTCATCCGGCACAAAGTATGGACTAGCAATCCAGAGGTGAGTTTGAGCTTGATTAATTAGTTCGACGAAAAAAAGCTTACAAGCTGGCAAACGATCTGCGGGACCTGTAGGAAGTATAAATGCAGTTTGATTAATTTCCTGATTAACTTTTACCTGCCAATTAACTTCGATAAGTTTTCGAGTCGCCCAATACCAATCTCGCACAAAGGAATTTTGTAGGCTTTGCACAGTTGGGCCTTCAAGCATGATATGGGTGTCGCGCCAGGGACTCAATCGAGGATTTTTTCCTAAATATTCGTCACCAATATTCAGTCCACCGACAAATGCTATTTCTCCATCCACGACCAAAATTTTCCGATGATTGCGAAAATTAAATTGGAACCAATTACCTTGACCTTTGGTGGTATTAAATGCACTGACTGCAATTCCATGCTGTTGTAGAGACTCGATATAAGGACGAGATAGTTTCTTTGAACCAATTTCATCGTAGAGAAAGTAGATGCTGATTCCTTGCTTGGCTTTAGCAATCAACGCTTCTTTAAACTCATTACCTGATTGGTCATCGTTAACAGTATAAAATTGCAACAAAATATAATTTGTCGCCGCTGCAATCTTTTTTAGCATTGCTTCATAGGTTTGCTGACCATTAATCAGTAATTCGGCAGCATTCCCTGATGTGAAAGAAATATCTGTAAAAGTCTCCGCTAATGGTTGTAATTCAGCGAGATTATCTGGTGGCGCAACTTGAAATTTAATCAGTTCACTATAAGTAGGATGTAAAAGCTTGTAGTGTTGTGCATAGACTGAGCGCAGTGTTTCAGCATATCCATGAAATTTAGTTCTTCCTAAAATCCAATACAACGGAATTGCTAGCCAGGGAAAGGTAATTAGAGAAATACTCCAGGCAATTGCCCCTTGGGAAGAACGCACATTCATCACTGCATGGGCTGCATGTGTAACTCCCACAAGATGAACAACAACTGTAGCTGTGCTAAAAATTGCGAGAACACTACTATCTACAAGCATCTTAATTTTTTTGAGTATTGCTAAGTAGGTGGATCTAAATAAATATAAGATAGTTCGTCATTGCGTTGGCGTAAGCCTTCCCGCAGGCTACGAAGTGTTCGCGGAGCGTCTGAGTTGCAATTGCAAAGACTGAGATTGCCACGCTTCACTTCGTTCCGTATCCTGCGGGTTCTCCGAAAGAGTACGCAATGACATTTTATATTTAATTGCGTCTACTTACTTATAAGTAAATTCTGCCAGCAATGGTTTATGATCTGATGAACAAATTTCGTCTAGCACTTTCGCACTAGCTTTCTTCACACTGATATCTCGGTAAAAGATATGATCTAAAGGGGGTGAGAATAGGAAGCGTTTAATTTTATCCTGATGATGAGGTGCGAAAACTACAGGTGTTAACCCTAGTTTTGTTGTTACTTGATTGAGGATAACTGCTCTTTTTCGACTCCAAGTATTAAAATCTCCTGAAAATATTAGTGGGCCACGATGTATAGATAACGCTAGCTCTAATTCTTGAAGTTGTATTTTAAATTTATTTAAATCTACAAAATTTATCAAATGGCTATTAATTGTCAAGAGAGTTGTGCTTTGTTCAGATAGCAGATACTCAGTAATTAAAGAAATTTTAGGAGTTCTCACAATCGGCTCAAGATGTTGAGTAGTGATAACTTTTTTGCTAATTGGACTGATTGTAGCTGCTGTGAAAATCCCCGAATAGGTTTGATGATGAATATCTACAAAGTTAGGTGCAAAGCTCCAATTCATTTTCAGCCATTTGCCCCATTCATCTGCTTCTAATTTGAGAGAAAATTCTTGTAAAAATATCAGGTTTGGTTGATAAGTATCAATAATTTTTACAAAATCTTTTACCCAATTTTTATTATAGTTTTGTTTAGCAATATTCCAATTGAGAATTTTAATTGATTTACTATCAATTTCTGTTTGGAGGGAATTATTTTTATCAATTGTCAGTTCTTGCAAACGCAGAAATCTATAACCTGGAACAAATTTAGTTATGAGAGTATTGACGTGTTCTTGAATATTAGACATCACTAATATTAAAATGGATTTCTTCTAGCTTAACGCTATTGAATAGTTGCTACCCTGGGGGTTCTCCGAATGAGTAAGTTCCAGTTCGTTGCATACACTGCGGGAAGGCTTACGCCAACGCAATGAAATATCGTAAGTGATTAGACGTATATGATAAGTAGTCAGACAAAAATATTTACAGTCATTGCGATGTTTCACGACTTAATGGGAAAAGTCAGGTTATTCAGACGCGACTCAAAAATGCTCGCTACCACAGACTCGAAGAGAGCTGCGCTTTTGGGTATATTTAAATTGCCAGAGTAATTATAAACTTCGTTCCTTTTCCATAAGTTGACAAGCAGTTGATTTGTCCATTGTGCTTATCAATAATAATTTGGTAGCTGATAGCTAATCCTAGCCCAGTTCCCTTGCCTACAGCTTTAGTTGTAAAAGATGGTTCAAAAATTCTAGCTTGCACTTCAGGAGGCATACCAAAAGCATTGTCTTCGATGCAAATTGTAACAGTTTTTTGCTGATGCTCAACTGATGTAGCAATCGTGATGATGTGAGGGGCAGCAGCAACAATCTCTTGAACTGAGTGGTTTTGGTGGAGGTCATCAAATGCATCAATAGCATTGGCGATAATATTCATGAATACCTGGTTCAGTTGTCCGGGATAGCAAGTGATTGGAGGTAACTCACCATATTGTTTGATAATCTCGATTTTAGAGCGCTTTCCTTGATCTTGTAATCGATGTTTTAAGAGCATTAAGGTACTATCAATACCTTCGTGAATCTGAAACTCGATCATAGATGAGATATCAGATCGA
This Nostoc sp. C052 DNA region includes the following protein-coding sequences:
- the cls gene encoding cardiolipin synthase, with translation MLVDSSVLAIFSTATVVVHLVGVTHAAHAVMNVRSSQGAIAWSISLITFPWLAIPLYWILGRTKFHGYAETLRSVYAQHYKLLHPTYSELIKFQVAPPDNLAELQPLAETFTDISFTSGNAAELLINGQQTYEAMLKKIAAATNYILLQFYTVNDDQSGNEFKEALIAKAKQGISIYFLYDEIGSKKLSRPYIESLQQHGIAVSAFNTTKGQGNWFQFNFRNHRKILVVDGEIAFVGGLNIGDEYLGKNPRLSPWRDTHIMLEGPTVQSLQNSFVRDWYWATRKLIEVNWQVKVNQEINQTAFILPTGPADRLPACKLFFVELINQAQTHLWIASPYFVPDEATLSALKLAAMRGVDVRIILPNRPDHLLVYLCSFSYYTEMETIGIKLYRYKNGFMHQKIIVVDENLAGVGTVNLDNRSFSLNFEVMAFVTEPQFVQSVKKMLEDDLAVCVAVDLHEYDKKPFWFKLAVRVSRLLTPLL
- a CDS encoding endonuclease/exonuclease/phosphatase family protein gives rise to the protein MSNIQEHVNTLITKFVPGYRFLRLQELTIDKNNSLQTEIDSKSIKILNWNIAKQNYNKNWVKDFVKIIDTYQPNLIFLQEFSLKLEADEWGKWLKMNWSFAPNFVDIHHQTYSGIFTAATISPISKKVITTQHLEPIVRTPKISLITEYLLSEQSTTLLTINSHLINFVDLNKFKIQLQELELALSIHRGPLIFSGDFNTWSRKRAVILNQVTTKLGLTPVVFAPHHQDKIKRFLFSPPLDHIFYRDISVKKASAKVLDEICSSDHKPLLAEFTYK